A window of the Cystobacter fuscus genome harbors these coding sequences:
- a CDS encoding glycosyltransferase family 2 protein: MVYLRVMSPPVVTVLLPARNAERTVARAVTSLLDGTLRDLRVLAVDDGSTDGTRGVLEDLAARDARVEVLEGAGRGLVAALNLALARAISPYVARMDADDESLPRRLEASVAALEADPSLGGVGTGVELFREDQPVSPSMRDYAAWLNGLDSPERLHRERFVESPICHPSVCLRREAVVAAGGWAHGDFPEDYELWLRLIDRGHGMYNLPEVLFRWRDSAERLTRTDPRYAHKRFIWVKARYLTRSREVAGRSLTVWGTGPGGLLLTRFLLAEGARVTRFIDVHPRKVGTRIHGIPVERPESLGAPPEDTHLIAAVGVRGIREEIRATLGALGWSEGVHFTCAA, encoded by the coding sequence ATGGTCTATCTGCGTGTGATGTCGCCTCCGGTCGTCACCGTCCTCCTGCCCGCCCGAAACGCCGAGCGCACCGTGGCCCGCGCGGTGACGAGCCTCCTGGATGGCACGCTGCGCGACCTCCGGGTGTTGGCGGTGGACGACGGCTCGACGGATGGGACGCGCGGCGTACTCGAGGACCTGGCGGCGCGTGACGCCCGGGTGGAAGTGTTGGAGGGGGCAGGGCGCGGACTGGTGGCGGCGCTCAACCTCGCGCTCGCGCGGGCCATCTCGCCTTACGTGGCGCGCATGGACGCGGATGACGAGTCGCTGCCCCGGCGTCTGGAGGCGAGTGTCGCGGCCCTGGAGGCGGATCCGAGTCTGGGTGGCGTGGGCACCGGCGTGGAGCTCTTCCGCGAGGATCAGCCGGTGAGCCCCTCGATGAGGGACTACGCGGCGTGGCTCAACGGACTCGACTCGCCCGAGCGGTTGCACCGCGAGCGCTTCGTGGAGAGTCCCATCTGCCATCCCTCGGTGTGCCTGCGGCGGGAGGCGGTGGTGGCCGCGGGAGGGTGGGCGCACGGGGACTTCCCGGAGGACTACGAGCTGTGGCTGCGGCTCATCGATCGGGGCCACGGGATGTACAACCTGCCCGAGGTGCTGTTTCGCTGGCGGGACAGCGCGGAGCGGCTGACGCGCACGGATCCGAGGTACGCGCACAAGCGCTTCATCTGGGTGAAGGCGCGCTACCTGACGCGCAGCCGCGAGGTGGCGGGGCGTTCGTTGACGGTGTGGGGCACGGGCCCGGGAGGGCTCCTGCTCACGCGCTTCCTGCTCGCCGAGGGTGCCCGGGTGACGCGCTTCATCGACGTGCACCCGCGCAAGGTGGGCACGCGCATCCACGGGATTCCGGTGGAGCGGCCCGAGTCCCTGGGAGCGCCACCGGAGGACACGCACCTCATCGCGGCGGTGGGCGTGCGCGGCATCCGCGAGGAGATCCGCGCCACCCTCGGCGCGCTCGGCTGGAGCGAGGGCGTGCACTTCACCTGCGCGGCATGA
- a CDS encoding serine hydrolase translates to MLALPLLVLLAAVPAPSSLREALQERISQVKGASVAVAYQRLGGSPDSLYLEADRSFHAASTMKVPVMLEVFRQVDAGTLSLEEPVTLTRQFASIVDGSPYELDAKDDEDAALHERLGQPVPLRELVERMITRSSNLATNLVLSRVDARRVTKTLRALGARRMTVLRGVEDGKAHARGLNNTATARDLASLLSALEQGRAATPASTRAMRSILLAQELNREIPAGLPPGTPVAHKTGQISGVLHDAAIVYPPGHPAYVLVVLTRGIPDEAVARSLIVELSRQVYAHATR, encoded by the coding sequence ATGCTCGCCCTCCCGCTCCTCGTCCTCCTCGCCGCGGTGCCCGCACCGTCCTCCCTCCGGGAGGCACTCCAGGAGCGCATCTCCCAGGTGAAGGGCGCGTCCGTGGCGGTCGCCTACCAACGCCTCGGGGGCTCCCCGGACTCCCTCTACCTGGAGGCGGATCGCTCCTTCCACGCCGCCAGCACCATGAAGGTGCCGGTGATGCTCGAGGTCTTCCGCCAGGTGGACGCCGGCACCCTGTCCCTGGAGGAGCCCGTGACACTCACCCGCCAGTTCGCCTCCATCGTGGACGGCTCGCCCTATGAGCTCGACGCGAAGGACGACGAGGACGCCGCCCTCCACGAGCGACTCGGACAACCCGTGCCGCTGCGCGAGCTGGTGGAGCGGATGATCACCCGCTCGAGCAACCTGGCCACCAACCTGGTCCTCTCCCGGGTGGACGCCCGGCGCGTGACGAAGACCCTGCGCGCCCTGGGGGCCCGGCGGATGACCGTCCTGCGCGGCGTGGAGGACGGCAAGGCCCACGCCCGGGGTCTGAACAACACCGCGACGGCGCGGGATCTCGCCTCGCTGTTGTCCGCCCTCGAGCAGGGCAGGGCGGCCACTCCGGCCTCCACCCGCGCCATGCGCTCCATCCTCCTGGCCCAGGAACTCAATCGGGAGATTCCCGCCGGACTCCCGCCGGGCACACCCGTGGCGCACAAGACCGGGCAGATCTCCGGCGTCCTCCACGATGCCGCCATCGTCTACCCCCCGGGCCATCCCGCCTACGTCCTCGTGGTGCTCACCCGCGGCATCCCCGATGAGGCGGTGGCGCGCTCGCTCATCGTGGAGCTTTCCCGCCAGGTGTACGCGCACGCGACGCGTTGA
- a CDS encoding response regulator transcription factor, producing the protein MTERASILVVDDDPHLREVVGFALTQAGFHVEQARDGREGLEFVRRSVPALIVLDIMMPEMDGLEMCREVRRSHDCPIVFLSSRDDEVDRILGLELGGDDYLTKPFSPRELVARVKAVLRRSRALASPPPAAPSPVLQRGPLRLDVDLWRAWWNEHEVVLTVTEFHLLAALLRAPGKAFTRDELMTRVYEDVVVSDRTIDSHVRHIRRKFAEAGGEVIQTVHGLGYRLAIP; encoded by the coding sequence ATGACGGAGCGCGCCTCCATCCTGGTGGTCGACGATGATCCGCACCTGCGCGAGGTGGTGGGGTTCGCCCTCACGCAGGCGGGCTTCCACGTCGAGCAGGCCCGCGACGGCCGCGAGGGTCTGGAGTTCGTGCGCCGCTCGGTGCCCGCGCTCATCGTCCTGGACATCATGATGCCGGAGATGGACGGCCTGGAGATGTGCCGCGAGGTGCGCCGCTCCCACGACTGCCCCATCGTGTTCCTCTCCTCGCGCGATGACGAGGTGGACCGCATCCTCGGTCTCGAGCTGGGCGGCGACGACTACCTCACCAAGCCCTTCAGCCCCCGGGAGCTGGTGGCGCGGGTGAAGGCCGTGCTGCGGCGCTCCCGCGCCCTCGCGAGCCCTCCGCCTGCGGCCCCCTCGCCGGTCTTGCAGCGCGGCCCCCTGCGCCTGGACGTGGATCTGTGGCGCGCCTGGTGGAACGAGCACGAGGTGGTGCTCACCGTCACCGAGTTCCACCTGCTCGCCGCGCTCCTGCGCGCCCCCGGCAAGGCGTTCACCCGCGACGAGCTGATGACCCGCGTCTACGAGGACGTGGTGGTGAGTGATCGGACCATCGACAGCCACGTACGGCACATCCGGCGCAAGTTCGCCGAGGCCGGGGGCGAGGTCATCCAGACGGTGCACGGCCTTGGCTATCGGCTCGCGATCCCCTGA
- a CDS encoding LysR family transcriptional regulator produces MPYQSEHALEELRAFVAVVEAQGFSAAARATRGRKATLSKRVQELEARLGVPLLVRTTRSLRLTDEGRAYFEHASRALASVRDAEAVVLSAKAEPRGVLRVTTSAALAALVMDSVVATYLARHAQVRVELHVSEHRGDLVREGFDLAVWAGSLEDSSLIARRLGVADGGYYASPRYLARRPEPKSPEELSAHDTIAVPKGDAPMDWAFVVAGRPRRVTLRPRLVVSDLALAARAAAAGMGIVRAPSSVVEPYLAKKQLVAILRESTPPGLEVHAVFPVGGALVPKTRVFVELLQAWFERE; encoded by the coding sequence ATGCCGTACCAATCGGAACATGCGCTCGAGGAGCTCCGGGCCTTCGTCGCGGTGGTCGAGGCCCAGGGGTTCAGCGCCGCCGCGCGGGCGACGCGGGGGAGGAAGGCGACGCTCAGCAAGCGCGTCCAGGAGCTCGAGGCGCGCCTCGGCGTGCCGCTGCTCGTGCGGACCACGCGCTCGCTGCGACTGACCGACGAGGGCCGCGCCTATTTCGAGCATGCGTCGCGCGCACTCGCCTCGGTGCGGGACGCCGAGGCCGTGGTCCTCTCCGCGAAGGCCGAGCCGCGCGGCGTCTTGCGTGTCACGACCTCGGCGGCGCTGGCGGCCCTGGTGATGGACAGCGTCGTGGCGACCTACCTCGCCAGGCATGCGCAGGTGCGCGTCGAGCTCCACGTGTCGGAGCATCGAGGAGATCTCGTCCGCGAAGGCTTCGATCTCGCCGTGTGGGCGGGCTCGCTCGAGGACTCATCGCTCATCGCGCGAAGGCTCGGCGTCGCCGACGGGGGTTACTACGCCAGCCCGCGCTATCTCGCGCGGAGACCCGAGCCGAAGTCGCCAGAAGAACTCTCGGCGCACGACACGATCGCGGTCCCCAAGGGCGATGCGCCGATGGACTGGGCCTTCGTCGTCGCGGGAAGGCCAAGGCGGGTCACGTTGCGCCCCCGCCTGGTGGTGTCCGACCTGGCGCTCGCGGCGCGGGCCGCGGCCGCGGGGATGGGGATCGTCCGTGCTCCGTCCTCGGTCGTGGAGCCGTATCTCGCGAAGAAGCAGCTCGTGGCCATCCTGCGAGAGTCGACACCGCCTGGGCTCGAGGTGCATGCCGTCTTTCCCGTCGGTGGTGCACTCGTGCCCAAGACGCGCGTGTTCGTGGAGCTGCTTCAGGCGTGGTTCGAGCGCGAGTAG
- a CDS encoding oxygenase MpaB family protein has protein sequence MLFKRTILDQIQRLDPEKDDHRILFLSWYHDFVWDSRKALEFALFRTYAVPSIGKLLDSTGEFTRRTQKRYDDTDLLIAEFLESGYDSERGRRAIRRMNQLHHRFDISNDDYLYVLSTFVLEPIRWMERFGWRPYTDHERLAGFHFFKQVGRRMNIRGIPATLEELERFNLQYEREHFRYTDESRRVGEATRDLFLGWFLPKSLHGYGAPAVHALMDPPLLRAFGFPEPPSWLRQTVMGAMKTRARLLRLTPERKRPFLATQAPHPTYPHGYQIERLGPEGVPPPSEENP, from the coding sequence ATGCTCTTCAAACGCACCATCCTCGATCAGATCCAACGGCTCGACCCCGAGAAGGATGATCACCGGATCCTCTTCCTGAGCTGGTACCACGACTTCGTCTGGGACAGCCGCAAGGCGCTGGAGTTCGCCCTGTTCCGCACCTACGCCGTGCCGAGCATCGGCAAGCTGCTCGACTCCACGGGCGAGTTCACCCGCCGCACCCAGAAGCGCTACGACGACACGGATCTGCTCATCGCCGAGTTCCTCGAGTCCGGCTACGACAGCGAGCGGGGCCGCCGCGCCATCCGGCGCATGAACCAGCTCCACCACCGCTTCGACATCTCCAACGACGACTACCTCTACGTCCTCTCCACCTTCGTCCTGGAGCCCATCCGGTGGATGGAGCGTTTCGGCTGGCGGCCCTACACGGACCACGAGCGGCTCGCCGGCTTCCACTTCTTCAAGCAGGTGGGGCGGCGGATGAACATCCGCGGCATCCCCGCCACTCTCGAGGAGCTCGAGCGCTTCAACCTCCAGTACGAGCGCGAGCACTTCCGCTACACCGACGAGAGCCGCCGCGTGGGCGAGGCCACCCGCGACCTGTTCCTCGGCTGGTTCCTGCCCAAGTCGTTGCACGGATATGGTGCTCCCGCGGTGCATGCGCTGATGGATCCCCCGCTCCTGCGGGCCTTCGGTTTCCCCGAACCCCCCTCCTGGCTGCGACAGACGGTGATGGGGGCCATGAAGACCCGCGCGCGGCTGCTGCGCCTCACGCCCGAGCGCAAGCGGCCCTTCCTCGCCACCCAGGCTCCCCATCCCACCTATCCCCACGGCTACCAGATCGAGCGGCTCGGGCCCGAGGGGGTTCCACCCCCGAGCGAGGAGAATCCATGA
- a CDS encoding SDR family oxidoreductase, producing the protein MAASTSQHHKDLAMTRQRTWFITGVGSGFGRHMTEQLLTRGDRVAGTVRKLDAMNDLEARHGERLWLAHLDVTDTPAIKQVVNRAFAELGRVDVVVNNAGYGLFGAAEALTDEQIVHQLNTNLLGSIQVIRAATPHLRAQGGGRILQVSTYGGQAAGAGGSLYHASKWGIEGFVESMMQELAPFNIGVTIVEPGGARTKFRFGSAKVGAKMAVYESTPVGRVHALLEDTSRLPQGDAARMAQRMIASVDQHPAPRRLVLGGDAYAALVKALKERLADIEPQKDFAASTDLA; encoded by the coding sequence ATGGCCGCATCTACCTCGCAGCACCACAAGGACCTGGCCATGACACGACAGAGAACCTGGTTCATCACGGGTGTGGGCAGTGGTTTCGGCCGCCACATGACGGAGCAGCTCCTGACGCGCGGCGACCGCGTCGCGGGCACCGTTCGCAAGCTGGACGCGATGAACGACCTCGAGGCGCGCCATGGCGAACGCCTCTGGCTCGCGCACCTCGACGTCACCGATACGCCGGCCATCAAGCAGGTGGTGAACCGGGCGTTCGCCGAGCTCGGGCGGGTGGACGTGGTCGTCAACAACGCCGGCTACGGCCTCTTTGGCGCCGCCGAGGCGCTCACGGATGAGCAGATCGTCCACCAGCTCAACACCAACCTGCTCGGCTCGATCCAGGTCATTCGCGCCGCCACTCCGCACCTGCGCGCACAGGGAGGTGGGCGAATCCTCCAGGTCTCGACGTACGGCGGACAGGCGGCTGGCGCCGGGGGGTCGCTCTACCACGCGAGCAAGTGGGGCATCGAGGGCTTCGTCGAGTCGATGATGCAGGAGCTCGCGCCGTTCAACATCGGCGTCACGATCGTCGAGCCGGGCGGCGCACGAACGAAGTTCCGCTTCGGGAGCGCGAAGGTCGGCGCGAAGATGGCCGTCTACGAGAGCACGCCCGTGGGCAGGGTTCACGCGCTCCTCGAGGACACGTCGCGCCTTCCCCAGGGCGATGCCGCCAGGATGGCCCAGCGGATGATCGCGAGTGTCGATCAACATCCCGCGCCCAGGCGCCTGGTCCTCGGCGGCGACGCATACGCGGCGCTCGTGAAGGCGCTCAAGGAGCGCCTGGCGGACATCGAGCCCCAGAAGGACTTCGCGGCCTCCACCGACCTCGCGTGA
- a CDS encoding sensor histidine kinase has translation MAIGSRSPDGGRSRPRLWLVFAAVGLGAFVLALLGLLFVRIYDDQLIRQTESELITQGVVVAELYRSRLRERVEPGYGLMALSPGPSVPIAGSSLRPIFPSLRASDEVLPPVEAPPPRSILPAEPHAREAAEPLSALLQEVNRSTLAGIRVVDLQGVIVASSASESDLGATLIGRQEVQEALRGEYRAVLRMRLSFTGDAPLASASRDNVVRVLVVLPVREGDRIWGAVVLSRTPMTLVKAVYADRWNLTAIGLVLLGVVTLMSLAGAALVVRPVRALVRQTRDIATGAPEGFAPISHPVVRELAELSESLAGMATALRDRNQYIRSFAANVSHEFKTPLAAIQGAVELLRDSAEGMSAAQRERFLSNIDADARRLTRLVQRLLELARADSLVARPSRTQVAPVLEALAARGRAEGLAVEVGPVPPGVVLGLPAEVLEDLLWQLITNAAQHGGEGVRVRLEAEGGPEGGRVVVRDDGRGISEANRARVFDAFFTTARERGGTGLGLTIAQSMLRAFGARLELLPAEGKGAAFAVVEGTSWNSGATSGALIR, from the coding sequence TTGGCTATCGGCTCGCGATCCCCTGACGGCGGGCGCTCCCGCCCGCGCCTGTGGCTGGTGTTCGCGGCGGTGGGCCTGGGGGCCTTCGTGCTCGCGCTGCTCGGCCTGCTGTTCGTGCGCATCTACGATGATCAGCTCATCCGCCAGACGGAGTCCGAGCTCATCACCCAGGGTGTCGTCGTCGCGGAGCTGTACCGCTCCCGGCTGCGCGAGCGCGTGGAGCCCGGCTACGGGTTGATGGCCTTGTCGCCCGGTCCGTCCGTGCCCATCGCGGGCTCGTCGCTGCGGCCCATCTTTCCGTCCCTCCGGGCCTCGGACGAGGTGCTGCCCCCCGTGGAGGCACCCCCGCCCCGGTCCATCCTCCCCGCCGAGCCCCACGCCCGCGAGGCCGCCGAGCCCCTCTCCGCGCTGCTCCAGGAGGTGAACCGCTCCACCCTGGCGGGCATCCGCGTGGTGGACCTCCAGGGGGTGATCGTCGCCAGCTCCGCCTCGGAGTCGGACCTGGGCGCCACCCTCATCGGCCGGCAGGAGGTTCAAGAGGCCCTGCGGGGGGAGTACCGCGCGGTGTTGCGGATGCGCCTGTCCTTCACCGGTGACGCGCCCCTGGCATCCGCGAGCCGGGACAACGTCGTGCGGGTGTTGGTGGTGCTGCCCGTGCGGGAAGGGGATCGGATCTGGGGCGCGGTGGTGCTCTCGCGCACGCCGATGACGCTCGTCAAGGCCGTCTACGCGGACCGCTGGAATCTCACCGCCATCGGGCTGGTGCTCCTGGGGGTGGTGACACTCATGTCCCTGGCCGGCGCGGCGCTGGTGGTCCGTCCCGTCCGGGCCCTCGTGCGGCAGACACGCGACATCGCCACCGGCGCTCCCGAGGGCTTCGCGCCCATCTCCCACCCGGTGGTGCGCGAGCTCGCCGAACTGTCCGAGTCCCTCGCGGGCATGGCCACCGCGCTCCGGGATCGCAACCAGTACATCCGCTCCTTCGCGGCCAACGTGTCGCACGAGTTCAAGACGCCGCTGGCCGCCATCCAGGGCGCGGTGGAGCTCTTGCGCGACAGCGCCGAGGGCATGTCCGCCGCCCAGCGCGAGCGCTTCCTCTCCAACATCGACGCCGATGCCCGGCGCCTCACCCGGCTGGTGCAGCGGCTGCTGGAGCTCGCGCGCGCGGACTCCCTCGTGGCCCGGCCCTCGCGCACGCAAGTCGCCCCCGTGCTCGAGGCGCTCGCCGCCCGGGGCCGGGCCGAGGGGCTCGCGGTGGAGGTGGGCCCCGTGCCTCCGGGAGTCGTCCTGGGTCTGCCCGCCGAGGTGCTGGAGGATCTCCTCTGGCAGCTCATCACCAACGCGGCCCAGCACGGAGGCGAGGGGGTGCGAGTGCGGCTGGAGGCGGAAGGCGGGCCCGAGGGGGGCCGGGTGGTGGTGCGCGACGACGGCCGGGGCATCTCCGAGGCCAACCGGGCACGCGTCTTCGATGCCTTCTTCACGACGGCCCGGGAGCGGGGGGGCACGGGGCTCGGGCTGACCATCGCCCAGTCCATGTTGCGCGCCTTCGGGGCCCGGCTGGAGCTGCTTCCCGCGGAGGGCAAGGGAGCCGCTTTCGCCGTGGTGGAGGGCACTTCCTGGAATTCCGGAGCAACTTCTGGCGCGCTGATACGATAA
- a CDS encoding DnaA N-terminal domain-containing protein, which yields MRSLRASPRKEAEGSRARRWNECLGWLRDNGKRYALTWLAQARAVDVEDGHLVLAAPDAYFHQWVEENYGPLVEGLVKETGLAGVRWRLAGSPDAGRQATGA from the coding sequence GTGCGATCGCTACGTGCAAGTCCTCGAAAAGAGGCAGAAGGAAGCCGAGCGCGCCGGTGGAACGAGTGCCTCGGGTGGCTGCGGGACAACGGCAAGCGTTACGCGCTGACGTGGCTGGCCCAGGCGCGCGCGGTGGACGTGGAGGACGGGCACCTGGTGCTCGCGGCCCCCGACGCCTACTTCCATCAATGGGTGGAGGAGAACTATGGCCCCCTGGTGGAGGGACTCGTGAAGGAGACGGGGCTCGCGGGGGTGCGCTGGCGGCTCGCTGGTTCCCCGGACGCCGGGCGGCAGGCGACAGGGGCGTAG
- a CDS encoding Ig-like domain-containing protein: MPAGGSLHLVASAHDPNPGDILSHDWTATAGSFSSPSEASTSWTAPASAGVQSLTLTVTDSRGLSSRVVLTIQVSLNGGTGEAQLSIAFNSSPRVASLTASPTRIPVGQTTSVSISASDPDGDSLSYAWSASCAGSWTNASSSSARFTPSLLPAGACNNCRLTVLVSDGHGGLNTGTVALCISNTPPSPSFPPEILRTYRSSDSATPGQVLTYEVVASDPQGSDLSFYWEASTGVLDPPSRDAFRSRVTWTAPSCVSDGTPPSITAVLLHDGKVLIAGGHVVDGDIQLAAAELFTP; encoded by the coding sequence GTGCCCGCTGGCGGCTCTCTTCACCTGGTGGCCTCGGCCCATGATCCCAACCCGGGCGACATCCTCTCCCATGACTGGACGGCCACCGCGGGCTCCTTCTCCTCACCCTCCGAGGCCTCCACTTCGTGGACGGCTCCTGCCTCCGCCGGCGTTCAGTCCCTCACCCTCACCGTGACGGACTCCCGTGGCCTGTCCTCTCGCGTTGTCCTGACCATCCAGGTCTCCCTCAACGGCGGAACGGGAGAGGCTCAGCTTTCCATCGCCTTCAACAGCTCTCCTCGGGTGGCCTCCCTCACGGCCTCTCCCACGCGGATTCCCGTCGGGCAGACGACCTCTGTCTCCATCTCCGCCTCCGACCCGGATGGCGACAGCCTCTCCTACGCGTGGAGCGCCTCCTGCGCCGGCTCCTGGACCAACGCCTCCTCCAGCTCCGCTCGATTCACCCCCTCGCTCCTGCCCGCCGGCGCCTGCAACAACTGCCGCCTGACGGTCCTGGTCTCGGACGGACACGGCGGGCTGAACACCGGAACCGTCGCCCTGTGCATCAGCAACACGCCGCCTTCCCCTTCGTTCCCTCCCGAGATCCTCCGGACCTACCGATCCTCGGACTCCGCCACCCCGGGCCAGGTGCTCACCTATGAAGTGGTTGCCAGCGATCCGCAGGGCTCTGACCTCTCCTTCTACTGGGAGGCCTCGACAGGCGTGCTGGACCCGCCGAGCCGCGATGCCTTCCGCAGCCGCGTCACCTGGACAGCCCCCTCCTGTGTCAGCGACGGCACGCCCCCTTCCATCACGGCGGTGCTGCTGCACGACGGCAAAGTCCTCATCGCGGGAGGACATGTCGTCGATGGCGATATTCAACTCGCGGCGGCGGAGCTGTTCACGCCCTGA